In Spinacia oleracea cultivar Varoflay chromosome 5, BTI_SOV_V1, whole genome shotgun sequence, a single window of DNA contains:
- the LOC110779663 gene encoding uncharacterized protein — protein MRSRRRGKNKFIPPMSVAKLLRSRSNKEKQATHGTIEVETIKATLSTLQEDRQRQRVLKDRQNNSLHGEHEERQLVENNDNALEDQEGGNNIDETRNYDLEVQENNINSNMLRNHDEETLADKEGEENNSAIYTCITSNKKKKKTYKTVTHRGPTRNLQMAKMRPGEKKKVDFNIKGQPSGVNRACLASYCGSLVRDPLNAPLQKLKVFSEIPEENKEKMWDLVLEKFDIGLEDDQDEGEREKRKKYIMGSLNKNTGIIVQD, from the exons ATGAGATCAAGGAGGAGGGGAAAAAACAAATTTATTCCACCGATGTCAGTTGCCAAGTTATTAAGATCAAGATCGAACAAGGAAAAACAAGCAACACATGGAACAATAGAAGTGGAAACAATTAAAGCAACCCTATCAACTTTACAAGAAG ACCGTCAACGACAAAGGGTGTTAAAGGATAGGCAAAACAATAGTCTCCATGGAG AGCATGAGGAGAGGCAACTTGTTGAGAACAATGATAATGCTTTAGAAGATCAAGAAGGCGGTAACAATATAGACGAGACAAGAAACTATGATTTAGAAGTTCAAGAAAATAATATCAATTCAAACATGTTGAGAAACCATGATGAGGAGACACTTGCTGACAAGGAGGGGGAAGAGAATAATTCTG CTATATATACATGTATTACATCgaacaagaaaaagaagaaaacatacaAGACCGTCACTCATAGAGGTCCTACAAGAAATCTTCAAATGGCAAAAATGAGACCCGGTGAGAAGAAAAAAGTGGATTTCAACATAAAAGGCCAACCTAGTGGTGTGAATAGAGCTTGTCTTGCAAGTTATTGTGGCTCCCTTGTTAGAGATCCTCTTAATGCCCCACTTCAAAAGTTGAAAGTATTTTCAGAAATTCCAGAAGAGAATAAGGAGAAGATGTGGGATCTTGTTCTG GAAAAATTTGATATTGGACTTGAGGATGATCAAGATGAAGGGGAAcgtgaaaaaaggaaaaagtacATCATGGGGTCTTTGAATAAAAATACAGGAATTATCGTGCAAGACTAA